The following are from one region of the Salvia splendens isolate huo1 chromosome 2, SspV2, whole genome shotgun sequence genome:
- the LOC121792791 gene encoding cell division cycle 5-like protein isoform X2 has translation MPCTEWTREEDEKLLHLAKLMPTQWRTIAPIVGEIDPNPESKPARPDPVDMDEDEKEMLSEARDRLANTRGKKANSLKRLGGLLHCRKEESLKLLELTFALRREREEELITMLKFLLKRDLHLAFMILLMKICLLN, from the exons ATGCCATGT ACTGAGTGGACCCGAGAAGAAGATGAGAAGTTATTGCATTTGGCGAAACTGATGCCTACCCAGTGGAGGACGATTGCCCCTATTGTTGGTGAGATTGACCCCAATCCGGAATCGAAGCCTGCTCGTCCTGATCCTGTAGAtatggatgaagatgaaaaggagatgctgtcTGAAGCTCGGGATCGGTTAGCCAACACCAGGGGTAAGAAGGCAAACAGCTTGAAGAGGCTCGGAGGCTTGCTTCATTGCAGAAAAGAAGAGAGCTTAAAGCTGCTGGAATTAACCTTCGCCCTaagaagagaaagagaggaggaattGATTACAATGCTGAAATTCCTTTTGAAAAGAGACCTCCACCTGGCTTTTATGATATTGCTGATGAAGATCTGCCTGCTGAATTAG
- the LOC121779784 gene encoding cell division cycle 5-like protein produces the protein MILSQFVKRSRLNLPAPQIPDHELEAIAKMGSATDLLGSEELTGGNAATRAFLANYAQTPRYGMTPGRTPQRTPTGKQDAIMMEAENHRRLTLSQTPLLGGDNPVLHPSDFSGVTPKKKDIATPNPLMTPSATPGGPGLTPRIGMTPTRDVYAVGLTPKGTSMRDELRINEDIDMHDISKVRQSDSKKELIFGLKNLPQPKNDYQIVIQPLAEEDEELEEKIEEDMSDRIAREKAEEEARQQALLKKRSKVLQRELPRPPVVSLDLIRNTLMRADEDKSSVVPLTLVEQADELVRKELLSLLEHDNIKYPLDEKATKEKKKGGKRAAKGNSVDVPTIDEFEEDELKELECFQALSKQETLAATYRISNLREEDQKQKDLERTLQKRYSDRKAELERVQHLVNAYRLQAERDLEKAAKDNDTAMDAIDTTQDQSVAPDLEAHKDIVMQEPDAAEEAVTKDIVEVESRSKDEMMLRKRMQHQPVVSCK, from the exons ATGATCCTGAGCCAGTTCGTAAAAAGGTCCAGGTTAAATCTCCCAGCCCCACAGATTCCTGACCATGAGTTGGAGGCAATTGCTAAGATGGGAAGTGCTACTGATCTTCTTGGAAGTGAAGAACTTACAGGAGGAAATGCTGCAACACGTGCTTTTCTTGCAAATTATGCCCAGACTCCAAGATATGGAATGACTCCTGGGAGAACCCCTCAAAGGACTCCTACAGGAAAGCAGGATGCTATCATGATGGAAGCAGAGAACCATCGGAGGCTGACTTTGTCTCAGACTCCATTGCTTGGTGGGGATAATCCGGTGCTGCACCCTTCAGACTTTTCTGGGGTGACTCCAAAGAAAAAGGATATTGCAACACCAAATCCTCTAATGACTCCATCTGCTACTCCTGGAGGCCCTGGTCTCACTCCTAGAATCGGGATGACACCCACACGTGATGTATATGCTGTTGGTTTGACTCCAAAAGGAACTTCAATGAGGGATGAGCTGCGCATAAATGAAGATATTGATATGCATGACATTTCCAAAGTGAGGCAGTCTGATTCTAAAAAGGAACTCATTTTTGGTCTGAAAAATCTCCCACAACCCAAGAATGACTACCAAATAGTTATTCAACCATtggctgaagaagatgaagaactTGAAGAGAAGATCGAGGAAGACATGTCGGACAGAATTGCTCGAGAGAAGGCTgaggaagaagcaaggcaacaAGCATTACTCAAGAAAAGGTCAAAAGTACTGCAGAGGGAGCTGCCAAGACCTCCTGTTGTTTCATTGGATCTCATTAGAAACACTTTGATGAGAGCTGATGAAGACAAGAGTTCCGTTGTTCCATTAACCTTAGTTGAGCAGGCTGATGAATTAGTAAGAAAGGAGCTTTTATCTTTGCTTGAGCATGATAATATAAAATATCCCCTGGATGAGAAAGCAaccaaggagaagaagaaaggtGGAAAACGTGCTGCAAAAGGGAATTCTGTAGATGTGCCTACAATTGACGAGTTCGAAGAAGATGAGCTGAAAGAG CTAGAATGCTTCCAAGCTTTGAGTAAGCAAGAAACTCTAGCAGCAACATACAGGATCAGCAACCTCAGGGAAGAGGATCAGAAGCAGAAGGATCTCGAGCGCACTTTACAGAAACGTTACAGCGATCGGAAGGCTGAACTAGAGAGAGTTCAGCATTTGGTAAATGCATATAGACTGCAAGCAGAAAGGGATCTTGAAAAAGCTGCAAAAGACAACGACACTGCCATGGATGCCATTGACACAACTCAAGATCAATCTGTTGCACCTGATCTTGAAGCTCACAAGGACATAGTAATGCAAGAGCCCGATGCAGCTGAAGAAGCTGTCACCAAGGACATAGTCGAGGTGGAATCGAGATCCAAGGATGAAATGATGTTGCGGAAGAGAATGCAGCATCAACCTGTGGTGAGTTGCAAGTAG
- the LOC121792791 gene encoding cell division cycle 5-like protein isoform X1, which yields MEFLQLHRLQTEWTREEDEKLLHLAKLMPTQWRTIAPIVGEIDPNPESKPARPDPVDMDEDEKEMLSEARDRLANTRGKKANSLKRLGGLLHCRKEESLKLLELTFALRREREEELITMLKFLLKRDLHLAFMILLMKICLLN from the exons ATGGAATTTTTGCAGCTACATAGACTACAG ACTGAGTGGACCCGAGAAGAAGATGAGAAGTTATTGCATTTGGCGAAACTGATGCCTACCCAGTGGAGGACGATTGCCCCTATTGTTGGTGAGATTGACCCCAATCCGGAATCGAAGCCTGCTCGTCCTGATCCTGTAGAtatggatgaagatgaaaaggagatgctgtcTGAAGCTCGGGATCGGTTAGCCAACACCAGGGGTAAGAAGGCAAACAGCTTGAAGAGGCTCGGAGGCTTGCTTCATTGCAGAAAAGAAGAGAGCTTAAAGCTGCTGGAATTAACCTTCGCCCTaagaagagaaagagaggaggaattGATTACAATGCTGAAATTCCTTTTGAAAAGAGACCTCCACCTGGCTTTTATGATATTGCTGATGAAGATCTGCCTGCTGAATTAG